The proteins below are encoded in one region of Candidatus Planktophila lacus:
- a CDS encoding phosphomannomutase/phosphoglucomutase has product MPIFKAYDIRGLVDVEITADFTFATGVAFARFLQQEREPGTVVIGEDMRPSSPLFADAFSAGVTSQDLDVIRIGLASTDMLYFAAGKLNFPGAMFTASHNPAEYNGIKLCLSGARPIGKESGLLTIERFVNEGSPIDFRSVGKESEQDLLSSYVDHLLSLVDLSEIRPLKVVIDAGNGMAGHTAPAVFDRLNCEVIPMYFELDGTFPNHEANPIDPKNLKDLQKAVKKHKADIGLAFDGDADRCFLVDENGDLVNPSTLTALIADRELKKYPGSNIIYNLISSRAVVEIVEEKGGKAIRSRVGHSYIKQLMADTGAVFGGEHSGHFYFKDFWRADSGMLAALHAIAALGEAKGSLSTLLKPYSRYISSGEINSEVADANAAMKHVEEIYLKKDGVAADHLDGLTISGDTWWFNLRASNTEPLLRLNVEASTEARMKKVRDDVLNMIRGDLDILVLIP; this is encoded by the coding sequence ATTCCAATATTTAAAGCCTATGACATTCGCGGATTAGTTGATGTTGAAATTACCGCTGACTTTACATTTGCAACAGGAGTTGCCTTTGCCAGATTCCTGCAACAAGAACGTGAACCCGGAACAGTTGTTATCGGCGAAGATATGCGCCCTTCATCACCATTATTTGCCGATGCTTTTTCAGCAGGAGTGACCTCGCAAGATTTAGATGTAATCCGTATCGGGTTGGCATCTACCGACATGCTCTATTTTGCAGCAGGCAAACTCAATTTCCCTGGGGCGATGTTTACCGCCAGCCATAATCCAGCCGAATACAACGGGATCAAACTCTGCTTAAGTGGAGCCCGCCCAATAGGAAAAGAGTCGGGGCTCTTAACTATTGAGCGATTTGTAAATGAAGGATCTCCAATTGATTTTCGAAGCGTAGGTAAAGAGTCAGAGCAGGATTTACTTTCTTCATATGTAGATCATCTACTTTCATTGGTTGATCTATCAGAGATCCGCCCGCTAAAGGTGGTCATTGATGCTGGAAACGGAATGGCTGGACACACCGCTCCAGCGGTCTTTGACCGACTTAACTGCGAAGTAATTCCGATGTATTTTGAGTTAGATGGCACATTCCCAAACCATGAAGCCAATCCGATAGATCCCAAGAATTTGAAAGATTTGCAGAAGGCGGTTAAAAAACATAAGGCAGATATCGGATTAGCATTTGATGGAGATGCTGACCGATGCTTTTTGGTGGATGAAAACGGAGATTTGGTAAATCCTTCTACTCTCACGGCTTTAATTGCAGATCGTGAATTAAAGAAATATCCAGGATCAAATATTATTTACAATTTAATTTCTTCCCGAGCAGTCGTTGAAATTGTTGAAGAAAAAGGCGGAAAGGCTATTCGTTCGCGCGTTGGCCATTCTTATATAAAGCAATTAATGGCAGATACCGGAGCAGTTTTTGGCGGAGAGCATTCTGGACATTTCTACTTCAAAGATTTTTGGAGAGCAGATTCTGGAATGTTGGCAGCACTCCACGCCATTGCAGCTCTCGGCGAAGCGAAGGGTTCACTTTCGACTCTTCTTAAACCTTATTCAAGATATATCTCTAGTGGCGAAATCAATTCTGAAGTCGCAGATGCAAACGCTGCGATGAAGCACGTTGAAGAGATTTATCTCAAGAAAGATGGCGTAGCAGCCGATCACCTTGATGGGCTGACGATAAGTGGCGATACCTGGTGGTTTAACCTACGTGCGTCAAATACTGAGCCCCTCCTTCGACTCAACGTTGAGGCTTCCACGGAAGCCCGTATGAAAAAGGTTCGAGATGATGTACTTAACATGATCCGTGGCGACCTAGACATCCTCGTATTAATCCCTTAA
- the mtrB gene encoding MtrAB system histidine kinase MtrB: MNRNLFAFRNSLASKVIFSTVLLSLGVVWLTGSALYSQLSDGVKQVNLETSLAEARSSFFNAQYEFLLVKGANTKIITETVQEIIISSTEVSLNQDRKSIFLSRFGQSADPLGNEIAPDYSTATDELDISSFPTELRQRVRASDIVEYKYATVKYKNRADANVLIAGRRIAIPDSGNYEMYLVYSLTNQNTTLSLIKSSLLFTGLALLFLIGLITWLVVRQVVRPVREAARIAQQFTEGDFSQRMKVESSDEIATLGTAFNEMALSLESQITRLENLSRVQQRFVSDVSHELRTPLTTLRMASEVIYSAKASFDPNIARSSELLVAQLDRFEKLLEDLLEVSRFDAEVAVLEPVDFDLVRLIERCIEDVRANAHDHTISVEIDHETEQVMVKADIRRVERIMRNLLSNALDHSDEKPIHVSVVATYSEVGVGVRDFGPGMDPASLSRVFDRFWRADPSRARVRGGTGLGLSIALEDARLHNGELDAWGALGHGAHFVLTLPLIAGSQISGRPIRPQPKDYPQPI; the protein is encoded by the coding sequence ATGAACCGAAATTTATTTGCCTTTCGAAATTCCCTTGCGTCTAAGGTAATTTTCTCGACGGTTCTTCTATCGCTCGGTGTCGTGTGGCTTACCGGTTCAGCCCTTTATTCTCAGCTATCTGATGGCGTTAAGCAGGTTAATTTAGAGACCTCACTTGCCGAAGCTCGCTCATCCTTCTTCAATGCGCAATATGAATTTCTCTTGGTAAAGGGCGCAAATACCAAGATCATCACCGAGACAGTTCAAGAGATAATTATTTCTTCGACCGAAGTAAGCCTTAACCAAGATCGAAAATCAATCTTTCTCAGTCGCTTCGGTCAGAGCGCAGACCCATTAGGTAATGAAATAGCGCCCGATTACAGCACTGCAACAGATGAGTTAGATATCTCATCGTTTCCCACCGAGCTCAGACAACGCGTTCGTGCCAGTGACATAGTCGAATACAAGTACGCAACAGTAAAATATAAAAACCGCGCAGATGCCAATGTCTTGATCGCAGGTCGACGAATTGCGATTCCTGACTCCGGTAACTACGAGATGTACTTGGTTTACTCACTAACCAATCAAAATACAACCCTTTCACTAATCAAAAGTTCCCTGCTGTTTACCGGCCTGGCACTGCTATTCCTGATCGGCTTAATCACTTGGTTGGTAGTAAGGCAAGTTGTTCGGCCTGTTAGAGAAGCTGCCCGCATTGCCCAACAGTTTACGGAAGGCGATTTTTCACAGCGCATGAAGGTGGAAAGCTCAGATGAAATTGCCACACTAGGCACGGCATTTAATGAGATGGCTCTTTCACTGGAATCACAGATCACGCGTTTAGAAAACCTATCTCGCGTACAGCAGAGATTTGTTTCAGATGTTTCGCACGAACTACGCACCCCACTAACCACTCTTCGAATGGCATCAGAAGTTATCTACAGCGCGAAAGCAAGTTTTGATCCAAATATTGCGCGGAGCTCTGAACTTTTGGTTGCCCAACTTGATCGCTTTGAGAAGTTACTTGAAGACTTATTAGAAGTAAGCCGATTTGATGCAGAAGTAGCGGTTCTTGAACCAGTTGATTTCGACTTGGTAAGGCTGATCGAAAGATGTATTGAAGATGTTCGAGCTAACGCCCACGACCACACTATTTCTGTGGAAATTGACCATGAAACCGAGCAGGTAATGGTGAAGGCCGATATTCGACGCGTTGAGCGAATAATGCGCAACTTACTGTCTAATGCTCTTGATCACTCAGATGAGAAACCAATTCACGTTTCTGTTGTTGCAACCTACAGTGAAGTTGGAGTTGGAGTAAGAGATTTTGGTCCCGGAATGGACCCTGCATCGCTCTCGCGAGTCTTCGATCGCTTCTGGCGTGCTGATCCATCTCGAGCGCGCGTACGCGGTGGCACAGGACTTGGTCTTTCAATTGCACTTGAAGATGCACGGTTACACAACGGCGAACTCGATGCCTGGGGAGCGCTCGGTCATGGAGCGCACTTCGTTCTTACACTTCCGCTAATTGCCGGATCTCAGATTTCCGGTAGACCAATACGTCCGCAACCGAAAGATTATCCTCAGCCAATTTAA
- the ahcY gene encoding adenosylhomocysteinase — translation MTPVTTIPKHDIADASLAAEGRKRIEWAERNMPVLAQIRERFEKSQPFAGVRISACMHVTTETANLMRVLKAGGAEIALCASNPLSTQDDTAAALVHEYGISVFARNAVDRDGYYSHINAALDIEPHQVFDDGCDLVNTLHTTRKELLPNIAGGCEETTTGVIRLNQMAKDGALTFPMIAVNDTDTKHMFDNRYGTGQSTLDAVFRATNFLLAGRVVVVAGFGYCGKGVAERAKGMGADVVVTEIDPTKALDAMMQGFRVMPMVEAAKLGDVFITVTGNRDVLRDEHFAVMKDGAIMANSGHFDIEIDVAWLEQNAKKKNAKMRHQTDEYVLADGRRLLLLAEGRLVNLGAAEGHPASVMDMSFSDQALTAEYLVKEAKNLPAGVHNVPTYIDKEVASLKLISMGGRIDTLTPAQDMYLNSWEHGS, via the coding sequence ATGACACCTGTAACAACAATTCCAAAACACGATATCGCAGATGCTTCTCTTGCCGCCGAGGGCCGCAAGCGCATCGAATGGGCAGAACGCAATATGCCAGTACTTGCTCAGATTCGTGAGCGCTTTGAAAAGTCACAACCATTTGCAGGCGTACGTATCTCTGCATGTATGCATGTGACAACAGAGACCGCAAACTTGATGCGCGTTCTTAAAGCCGGCGGTGCAGAGATCGCACTTTGCGCCTCAAACCCACTTTCAACACAAGATGACACCGCAGCAGCGCTCGTTCACGAATACGGAATCTCTGTATTTGCTCGCAATGCAGTTGACCGCGATGGTTACTACTCACATATCAACGCAGCGCTAGATATCGAACCTCACCAAGTATTCGATGATGGTTGCGATCTCGTAAACACTCTTCACACAACTCGCAAGGAACTTCTTCCTAACATTGCTGGCGGCTGCGAAGAGACAACAACTGGCGTTATCCGTCTAAATCAGATGGCCAAAGATGGTGCTCTTACATTCCCAATGATCGCTGTCAACGACACCGATACAAAGCACATGTTCGATAACCGTTACGGAACCGGTCAATCAACACTTGATGCAGTCTTCCGCGCTACAAACTTCCTGCTTGCAGGACGCGTAGTAGTTGTCGCTGGATTTGGATATTGCGGCAAGGGCGTTGCAGAACGCGCTAAAGGTATGGGCGCCGATGTAGTTGTTACTGAAATCGATCCAACCAAGGCGCTAGATGCGATGATGCAAGGCTTCCGCGTGATGCCTATGGTCGAAGCTGCAAAGCTTGGCGATGTCTTCATCACCGTTACAGGAAACCGCGATGTACTTCGTGATGAGCACTTTGCTGTAATGAAAGATGGCGCAATCATGGCTAACTCAGGCCACTTTGATATCGAAATCGATGTTGCTTGGCTTGAGCAGAACGCCAAGAAGAAGAATGCGAAGATGCGTCACCAAACTGACGAATACGTTCTTGCAGATGGACGCCGTCTATTGCTTCTTGCAGAAGGTCGCCTAGTTAACCTAGGAGCAGCAGAAGGACACCCAGCATCAGTCATGGATATGTCATTCTCTGATCAAGCGCTAACTGCTGAATACCTAGTTAAGGAAGCGAAGAATCTTCCTGCTGGTGTTCATAACGTTCCAACTTATATCGATAAGGAAGTTGCCAGCTTGAAGTTGATTTCGATGGGTGGCCGTATCGACACGCTAACTCCTGCACAAGATATGTACCTCAACTCTTGGGAGCACGGTAGCTAA
- a CDS encoding ComF family protein, producing MFNLTEIIFPSRCIGCSRLGISICSECRKQWHPHFYQRVINCRGESFPVFSAIQYSPIASRVLLSAKESQIKAADQLIVNGIVHSLKLFVNRHGPATLVPIPSRKSANRKRGRNFLQEITTQVAIEVGLSHQSPLTHIRKVRDQSQLNLMDRSENISGALSISPDFTTEFSAGNTGPKIIVIDDLITTGATLAEAIRALRTAGFTVLGAVTSCTAKPLR from the coding sequence GTGTTTAACCTCACCGAAATTATTTTTCCTTCCCGTTGCATCGGTTGTTCCAGGCTAGGAATTTCGATCTGCTCTGAATGTCGCAAACAGTGGCATCCGCATTTTTATCAACGAGTGATAAATTGTCGTGGCGAAAGCTTCCCAGTATTTTCTGCTATCCAATATTCTCCGATCGCTTCACGCGTCTTGTTAAGCGCAAAGGAGTCGCAAATTAAGGCAGCAGATCAACTAATTGTTAATGGAATAGTTCACTCACTTAAACTATTTGTAAACCGTCACGGCCCCGCAACTCTTGTACCTATACCTTCGAGAAAATCGGCTAATCGAAAACGAGGCAGAAATTTCTTGCAAGAGATTACAACGCAGGTAGCAATTGAAGTAGGGCTATCTCACCAATCGCCATTGACACATATTCGTAAAGTAAGAGATCAATCTCAGTTAAATCTCATGGATAGATCAGAGAATATTTCTGGGGCGCTTTCAATATCACCTGATTTCACCACTGAATTTTCCGCAGGGAATACTGGACCTAAGATTATTGTTATTGATGATCTGATCACCACTGGGGCCACCCTGGCCGAGGCGATCCGGGCCTTGCGTACTGCAGGTTTTACCGTGCTTGGCGCGGTAACAAGTTGTACGGCTAAACCCCTACGATAA
- a CDS encoding DUF3499 domain-containing protein: MSKLARTGRSCSRVSCRSMASMTLTYIYADSTAVLGPLATYSEPHSYDLCEAHGKRLTVPNGWTVIKEESSQAGLGPSEDDLMAIADAVREVAANHESMQDQNGDPVTTDNASLGRRGHLRAVPS; encoded by the coding sequence ATGAGTAAGTTGGCGCGCACAGGGCGCAGTTGTTCGCGGGTAAGTTGCCGAAGCATGGCTTCGATGACGCTTACTTATATTTATGCGGACTCAACAGCAGTGCTTGGCCCACTGGCTACTTATTCAGAACCACATTCATATGATCTCTGCGAAGCACATGGAAAGCGCCTAACCGTTCCTAATGGTTGGACAGTAATCAAGGAAGAGTCTTCGCAGGCAGGCCTTGGACCATCCGAAGATGATCTGATGGCAATTGCAGATGCAGTCCGTGAAGTTGCTGCAAACCATGAGTCGATGCAAGATCAAAACGGGGATCCTGTTACAACCGATAACGCATCACTTGGACGGCGCGGACACTTACGCGCAGTCCCGTCTTAG
- the secA gene encoding preprotein translocase subunit SecA → MAKIIDRIMRAGEGKILRELSKVVDQVNAFEPAISSLSDEALRAKTDEFKSRFAAGSTLDDLLPEAFAVVREAAKRTLGQRHYDVQIMGGAALHRGNIAEMRTGEGKTLVATLPSYLNALAGRGVHVVTVNDYLAERDSEWMGRIHRFLGLTVGVIVNSMTPSERRIAYNSDITYGTNNEFGFDYLRDNMAWTLDDCVQRDHFFAVVDEVDSILIDEARTPLIISGPADKATKWYVEFANIADKLQRNTHYEVDEKKKTIGILEDGVTKVEELLKIENLYEAANTTLIGYLNNSVRAKELFKRDKDYVVMNGELLIVDEHTGRMLSGRRYSEGLHQALEAKERIEIKDENQTLATITLQNYFRLYETISGMTGTAMTEASEFQQIYKLGVVPIPTNRPMQRMDQADLVYKTELGKFTAVTQDIVERHRKGQPVLVGTVSVEKSEELSALLKKSGVPHEVLNAKHHEREASIIARAGVSGAVTVATNMAGRGTDIMLGGNPEFMADFELQRRGLSPVDNPVEYEAAWPEEIAKQKAAVAKDHEAVVALGGLYVLGTERHESRRIDNQLRGRSGRQGDPGESRFYLSLQDELMRRFNSALVERFLSAAGLPDNEPIESKMVSNAIRSAQTQVEAQNFEIRKNVLKYDDVMNRQREVIYGERRLVLEGEDISTQVQTFLADTLIAYVNAETAEGYGEDWDLDRLWQALKLVYPIGFTADELIAKIGSRAALDVDYLADQILEDATAAYEKRQLELGAGVMRELERKVLLSVLDRKWREHLYEMDYLQEGIGLRAMAQRDPLVEYQREGYELFSAMMDGIKEELASLVFNVEVSVQGDGSEVVAAGITEKPSDLSALQYTAADESGVSTKGEISRNAQCPCGSGKKFKRCHGAA, encoded by the coding sequence ATGGCAAAGATTATTGACCGAATCATGCGGGCTGGCGAAGGAAAGATTCTTCGCGAGTTAAGCAAGGTTGTCGATCAAGTAAACGCCTTTGAGCCTGCGATCTCATCCCTTTCCGATGAAGCGCTTCGCGCCAAGACCGATGAATTTAAATCTCGTTTTGCCGCTGGATCAACTCTCGATGATTTACTTCCTGAAGCTTTCGCTGTAGTTAGAGAAGCGGCAAAGCGCACACTTGGTCAGCGCCACTATGACGTACAGATAATGGGTGGCGCCGCACTGCATCGCGGAAATATTGCTGAAATGCGAACAGGTGAAGGTAAGACTCTCGTTGCAACCCTTCCCTCATATTTAAATGCACTTGCCGGTCGAGGCGTTCACGTTGTTACCGTTAACGATTATCTTGCTGAGCGCGATAGCGAATGGATGGGTCGTATCCATCGCTTCCTAGGACTTACCGTCGGAGTAATTGTAAATAGCATGACTCCTTCTGAGCGTCGCATCGCGTACAACTCAGATATTACCTACGGTACAAATAATGAATTTGGTTTCGATTACCTGCGCGATAACATGGCATGGACACTCGATGATTGTGTTCAGCGAGATCATTTCTTTGCAGTAGTCGATGAAGTTGACTCAATTCTTATCGATGAAGCTCGTACGCCTTTGATCATCAGCGGACCCGCGGATAAAGCAACTAAATGGTATGTAGAGTTTGCAAATATTGCCGACAAACTGCAGCGCAATACTCACTACGAAGTAGACGAGAAGAAAAAGACCATCGGAATTCTTGAAGATGGTGTGACCAAGGTTGAAGAACTGCTTAAGATTGAAAACCTCTACGAGGCGGCAAATACAACGTTAATTGGTTATCTAAATAACTCAGTCCGCGCCAAGGAACTTTTCAAGCGCGATAAAGACTATGTTGTCATGAACGGCGAGCTCTTAATCGTTGACGAGCATACAGGCCGTATGTTGTCGGGCCGTCGCTACAGCGAAGGTTTACATCAGGCGCTTGAAGCTAAAGAGCGCATCGAAATTAAAGATGAGAACCAGACTTTGGCTACGATCACACTTCAGAACTATTTCCGCCTATACGAAACCATTTCAGGTATGACCGGTACGGCGATGACTGAAGCCTCTGAATTTCAACAGATCTACAAACTTGGCGTCGTCCCAATTCCTACCAACCGCCCAATGCAGCGCATGGATCAGGCGGATCTGGTCTATAAGACTGAACTCGGAAAATTTACGGCGGTTACCCAAGACATCGTCGAGCGTCATCGTAAAGGCCAACCTGTTCTCGTCGGAACAGTTTCAGTTGAAAAATCTGAGGAGCTTTCAGCCCTTCTTAAGAAATCAGGAGTTCCTCACGAAGTTCTAAATGCTAAGCATCACGAACGCGAAGCTTCAATCATCGCTCGTGCTGGAGTAAGCGGCGCAGTTACAGTTGCAACCAATATGGCAGGTCGCGGTACGGACATCATGCTCGGTGGAAACCCTGAATTCATGGCTGACTTCGAACTTCAACGACGCGGACTTTCACCTGTTGATAACCCAGTTGAATATGAAGCGGCATGGCCAGAAGAAATTGCTAAACAGAAAGCCGCAGTTGCCAAAGATCATGAGGCAGTTGTTGCCCTTGGCGGCCTCTATGTTCTTGGCACCGAACGCCATGAATCTCGTCGTATTGATAACCAGTTACGCGGACGTTCTGGACGTCAAGGCGATCCAGGTGAATCTCGCTTCTATCTTTCACTGCAAGATGAGTTAATGCGCCGCTTTAATTCGGCGTTAGTTGAGCGATTCTTATCTGCAGCAGGTCTTCCAGATAACGAACCAATCGAGTCAAAGATGGTGAGCAATGCCATTCGCTCAGCTCAAACTCAGGTTGAAGCACAGAACTTCGAGATCCGTAAAAACGTTTTGAAATATGACGATGTAATGAATCGCCAACGTGAAGTAATTTATGGTGAGCGACGCCTAGTACTTGAAGGCGAAGATATTTCTACGCAGGTACAAACTTTCTTGGCAGATACGCTAATTGCTTATGTAAATGCCGAAACCGCTGAGGGCTACGGCGAAGATTGGGATCTTGATCGACTATGGCAAGCGCTAAAGCTTGTATATCCAATTGGTTTTACCGCCGACGAACTTATTGCCAAAATTGGCTCACGCGCAGCGTTAGATGTCGATTACTTAGCTGATCAAATCCTGGAAGATGCAACAGCGGCTTATGAAAAACGCCAGCTCGAACTCGGTGCAGGTGTGATGCGTGAATTAGAGCGCAAGGTATTGCTTTCAGTTCTAGATCGTAAGTGGCGTGAACATCTTTACGAGATGGATTACCTCCAAGAGGGAATTGGTCTGCGCGCAATGGCGCAACGCGATCCTCTAGTTGAATACCAGCGCGAAGGTTATGAACTCTTCTCAGCGATGATGGATGGAATCAAAGAGGAGCTTGCAAGTTTGGTCTTCAACGTTGAAGTTTCTGTCCAAGGCGATGGCTCCGAAGTTGTTGCGGCAGGCATCACTGAGAAACCTTCTGATTTATCTGCGCTCCAATACACAGCAGCCGATGAATCTGGTGTTTCCACAAAGGGTGAAATTTCCCGTAACGCACAATGTCCGTGTGGTTCAGGTAAGAAATTCAAACGTTGCCACGGTGCCGCTTAA
- the mtrA gene encoding MtrAB system response regulator MtrA: MTLVMVVDDDQDLAEMLGIVLTGAGIDVDLVSRGDEVLEVFRNNPPDLVLLDVMLPGLDGIEVCKLIRAESMVPIVMLSAKGDSHDVVRGLEAGADDYMVKPFRHPSELIARIRTRLRRTNADISGLLVIGDLSIDVTAHEVSRAGKKIALTRLEFDLLVALAKEPGRVFTRDALLGEVWGYRHSTDTRLVNVHVQRLRSKVEHDPEHPHIIMTVRGVGYKAGVLGGS; encoded by the coding sequence ATGACTTTGGTTATGGTCGTCGATGACGACCAAGACCTGGCAGAGATGCTCGGCATCGTATTAACCGGTGCCGGCATCGATGTCGATCTCGTAAGTCGTGGTGACGAGGTTCTGGAGGTATTTAGAAATAATCCTCCAGATCTCGTACTGCTAGATGTAATGCTTCCCGGTTTAGATGGAATAGAAGTTTGTAAGTTGATCCGCGCCGAATCTATGGTGCCGATTGTGATGTTGAGTGCAAAAGGTGACTCTCATGATGTTGTGCGCGGGCTTGAAGCCGGTGCAGATGATTACATGGTTAAGCCATTTCGCCACCCTTCCGAATTAATCGCTCGTATTCGCACGCGCTTGCGTCGCACAAATGCAGACATCTCTGGGCTACTCGTAATCGGTGATCTTTCAATTGATGTTACAGCCCATGAAGTAAGCAGAGCCGGAAAAAAGATTGCGCTAACTCGTTTGGAATTCGATCTATTAGTTGCCTTAGCTAAAGAGCCGGGTCGCGTCTTTACACGCGATGCGCTGTTGGGTGAGGTTTGGGGCTATCGCCACTCAACGGATACTCGTCTTGTAAATGTCCATGTGCAGCGCCTGCGTTCCAAGGTTGAGCATGATCCAGAGCACCCACACATCATCATGACTGTGCGCGGAGTTGGATATAAAGCAGGAGTCTTGGGCGGTTCCTAG